The window TGGAGCGGGCTGGTTGCAGAGCTTGGGACTCAGGGCTGGGTCGACTTGAAGCTCGGCAGCGCCTGCACCTGTTCCCACCACTGGGCAAAGCCCTCGACATCAAACAGCCGCTCGGCATCCGGGGTCTGCGCGATGTAGCTGCAGAACGGTACCAGGTAGAAGTCTGCCAGGGACTGGGTCGGGCCGGCGATGAAGCGGTCCTGGCCCCTGATCTTCATCAGCTCGCGCAGCACCTGGCGCGACTTTTCGATACCGGCCTCGCGGGCAGCCTCGTTCTTGCCGCCGATGAAGTCGGGGAACAGGTGATAACCGGCCACCGCCACCAGCGCGTTGTAACCGTAGGAATCGTAGATGCCGATCGCCATGTTGGCGCGGGCCCGACCCTGGGCGGTGTCCGGCAGCAGCGACGGGCCCGGCAGGACTTCGTTCAGGTAGTGGGTGATGGCACCGGTTTCGATCACCTTGAAGCCGTCATGTTCGAGCACTGGCACCTTGCCGAATGGATGACGCAGCAGGTGTTCGGGGTGATGGGGCTCGCCCTGGATGACGTCCACCGGGACCTGCCGATAGTCCGCGCCTTTTTCGGCGAGAAGCATTCTGACGGTACGGACATAGGTGCTGCCGCTGAAGCCGTAAAGGGTGATGCTCATGCTGATGATCTCCGTGGGGTGGTCAGTCCACCCGTCGTGGGTGACTGAGGACCGGTCTAGTTCATCGCGTCGATGTATCCGGGATGTGTTCGGTGTTCGCGGAAAATCGAGTGAGTGTGTCGCCACGCAGCTGAGACACACTGTGATACATGAACACGGCCAGGAGAGTGGCCGAGAGTCCTCGATCAGGGGTTGACTTCTCTTTTTATATCAGTAACATAGAGGCCATTCCGCAATAGCTCAGTTGGTAGAGCAAATGACTGTTAATCATTGGGTCCCTGGTTCGAGTCCAGGTTGTGGAGCCAGATAGAAGAAAAAACCTGCAGCGATGCAGGTTTTTTTTTGCCCGGAATTCAGGTGGCTGCGGCTGGCGGTCGCCTACAGTCGAGGAAATCAGCATGGCGGAAATACCTCAGCAGGACGATCTGTTTCAGGTGGACAAGCGGCTTTCCCTCAAGCCCGTGATGGACTTCAACGCCTTCCTGCTCCAGGCGTTCGCCGATGGTCCGTGCCAGTGCCAGCGCTGCGCGGCGAACTCGGGTGCCGAGACCGGCTAAGCCTTCCAACACACCTTCGAGTTGGGCAAGGTGGTCAATCGCCAATTTGCCCGGACCACACCGAGTGACGTGTTGCTGGCGCTGAAAAAGGCCTGGCTGTCGTTCTTCAAGACCGATCTGGAAGTGCCCGGCCTGCTGGACCTGCCCCGGGTGCAGGAGTTCGTCAAACCCGAACTGCACATCCGCCTGCGTCCGTTGTTGCTGGCCTCTGGGCTGATCGTGGAGCGGGACGGCGAGTGGCTGCTGCAGGCGGTCGCCGACTGACGCCCAAGCCACTTCCGCGTACGGCACAGTCTCCTGTAGGAGCCGGCTTGCTGGCGATAGCGGTAGGCCAGTTGGCATTTTCATCGACTGACACATCGCAATCGCCAGCAAGCCGGCTCCCACGAGCTATGGCGTCAGTCTTGATCCACTGGCACTGACGGCCGGTAGGGTTTTCCCCATCTTTACTGGCCTGGGTCAAGGTTTTGCACTGCACAACCCCTTAACGTGAATGCGCACCGGTTCACCGCGCGGCGGCGAACCACCACTCTGTGGCCGCCATGCGCGCCCTGTGTGTTGCGGCCAGGCCAGGAAGAGCCCGGCGCAGGGTGGCAGTCCACTCACGTCAATCATGGATGATGCAGAACATGCAGAACCTGGATCGAAAATACGATATCCAGCCGCTTCCCCGCGCGGATATGACCCTCCACCTCAATGGCCAGGACGTGCCCGCGGCAGAAGGCGAGACCGTGCTGTCGGTGTTGCAGTCGGTTGGATTGCGCCAGGTCTCGCGCAATGACCATGGGCAACT of the Pseudomonas vanderleydeniana genome contains:
- a CDS encoding glutathione S-transferase family protein — encoded protein: MSITLYGFSGSTYVRTVRMLLAEKGADYRQVPVDVIQGEPHHPEHLLRHPFGKVPVLEHDGFKVIETGAITHYLNEVLPGPSLLPDTAQGRARANMAIGIYDSYGYNALVAVAGYHLFPDFIGGKNEAAREAGIEKSRQVLRELMKIRGQDRFIAGPTQSLADFYLVPFCSYIAQTPDAERLFDVEGFAQWWEQVQALPSFKSTQP
- the hcnA gene encoding cyanide-forming glycine dehydrogenase subunit HcnA produces the protein MQNLDRKYDIQPLPRADMTLHLNGQDVPAAEGETVLSVLQSVGLRQVSRNDHGQLAGAFCGMGVCQSCLVSIDGRLKRRACQTLVKPGMRIETGVSRFAALEVL